From Streptomyces sp. CMB-StM0423, a single genomic window includes:
- a CDS encoding carbohydrate ABC transporter permease, with the protein MSATGTRTTTTGTAVAGSPPAAPAPRPRRAPRPGRILLVAVLTAAALYFLLPVYWLLVAATKSNDSLYGSFGLWFDDPRLWDNLSRVFSYDGHVYLRWTLNSLLYAGVGAVLATLLSAAAGFALAKYRFAGREAVFTFVLAGVLLPSTALALPLYLMFSKLELTNTYWGVLIPSVVSPFGVYLCRIYAEAAVPDTLLEAARVDGAGEGRIFFSLVLRIMTPALVTVFLFQFVHIWNNYFLPLVMLSDDRKYPITLGLVTWQQAADRVPELTQYTIGGAFVSVVPLAVAMLVLQRFWQTGLTEGSVKE; encoded by the coding sequence GTGAGCGCCACCGGCACCAGGACCACCACGACCGGCACCGCGGTGGCCGGGTCTCCGCCCGCCGCACCCGCACCGCGCCCACGCCGGGCACCGCGCCCCGGCCGCATCCTCCTGGTCGCCGTGCTCACAGCGGCGGCGCTGTACTTCCTGCTGCCGGTCTACTGGCTGCTGGTCGCGGCCACCAAGTCGAACGACAGCCTCTACGGCTCCTTCGGCCTGTGGTTCGACGACCCGCGGCTGTGGGACAACCTCAGCCGGGTCTTCAGCTACGACGGGCACGTCTACCTGCGCTGGACGCTGAACTCCCTGCTGTACGCGGGCGTCGGCGCGGTGCTGGCGACGCTGCTGTCCGCCGCGGCCGGCTTCGCCCTCGCCAAGTACCGCTTCGCGGGCCGGGAGGCGGTGTTCACGTTCGTCCTCGCCGGTGTACTGCTGCCCTCGACGGCCCTGGCGCTGCCGCTGTACCTGATGTTCAGCAAGCTGGAGCTGACCAACACCTACTGGGGCGTCCTGATCCCCAGCGTCGTCAGCCCGTTCGGCGTCTACCTGTGCCGCATCTACGCGGAGGCGGCGGTGCCCGACACGCTGCTGGAGGCGGCGCGGGTGGACGGCGCGGGCGAAGGGCGGATCTTCTTCTCACTGGTGCTGCGGATCATGACCCCGGCGCTGGTGACCGTCTTCCTCTTCCAGTTCGTGCACATCTGGAACAACTACTTCCTGCCGTTGGTGATGCTCTCCGACGACCGGAAGTACCCGATCACGCTCGGGCTGGTCACCTGGCAGCAGGCCGCGGACCGGGTGCCGGAACTCACGCAGTACACCATCGGCGGAGCCTTCGTGTCCGTCGTCCCCCTGGCCGTCGCGATGCTCGTCCTCCAGCGCTTCTGGCAGACCGGGCTGACCGAGGGCAGCGTCAAGGAGTAG
- the dgoD gene encoding galactonate dehydratase yields the protein MKITRVETFAVPPRWLFCRIETDDGLVGWGEPVVEGRAATVRTAVHELADQFLLGADPLRIEDHWQLMTKGSFYRGGPVLSSAVAGLDQALWDLAGKAFGAPVHQLLGGPVRERARAYCWVGGDEPGEVRDQVAAQVDAGFTAVKMNGSGRMDRLPNVAELRRVAARAEAARDALGPERDFAVDFHGRFSAAGAIKAIGVLEPYAPMFVEEPVLPEHTHLLERVTGSTALPVATGERLFSRAEMLPALRAGVAVLQPDLSHAGGISECRRIASLAETFDVALAPHCPLGPLALAASLQLAFCTPNFLIQEQSIGIHYNTGAELLDYVADPEVFRFHEGHLLRPAGPGLGVEIDERAVRAADGTAESWHNPVWRHPDGSYAEW from the coding sequence TTGAAGATCACCCGGGTCGAGACCTTCGCCGTGCCGCCGCGCTGGCTCTTCTGCCGGATCGAAACCGACGACGGCCTCGTGGGCTGGGGCGAGCCGGTGGTGGAGGGCCGGGCGGCGACCGTCCGCACCGCCGTCCACGAACTCGCCGACCAGTTCCTCCTCGGCGCCGACCCGCTGCGGATCGAGGACCACTGGCAGCTCATGACCAAGGGCTCCTTCTACCGCGGCGGTCCGGTGCTCTCCTCCGCGGTCGCGGGTCTCGACCAGGCGCTGTGGGACCTCGCGGGCAAGGCGTTCGGCGCGCCCGTGCACCAGTTGCTCGGCGGCCCGGTGCGCGAGCGCGCCCGCGCGTACTGCTGGGTCGGCGGCGACGAGCCGGGCGAGGTGCGCGACCAGGTCGCCGCGCAGGTGGACGCGGGTTTCACGGCGGTGAAGATGAACGGCTCCGGGCGGATGGACCGGCTGCCGAACGTCGCGGAGCTGCGCCGGGTCGCCGCCCGCGCGGAGGCCGCGCGCGACGCGCTCGGCCCGGAGCGGGACTTCGCCGTCGACTTCCACGGCCGGTTCTCCGCGGCCGGCGCGATCAAGGCCATCGGGGTGCTGGAGCCGTACGCGCCGATGTTCGTGGAGGAGCCGGTGCTGCCCGAGCACACGCATCTGCTGGAGCGGGTGACCGGCTCGACGGCACTGCCGGTGGCGACGGGCGAGCGGCTGTTCTCGCGCGCCGAGATGCTGCCGGCCCTGCGGGCGGGTGTCGCGGTGCTGCAGCCGGACCTCTCGCACGCCGGGGGCATCTCGGAGTGCCGGCGGATCGCCTCGCTGGCCGAGACGTTCGACGTGGCGCTCGCGCCGCACTGCCCGCTGGGGCCGCTGGCGCTGGCCGCGAGCCTGCAACTCGCGTTCTGCACGCCGAACTTCCTCATCCAGGAGCAGTCGATCGGCATCCACTACAACACCGGCGCGGAACTGCTCGACTACGTCGCAGACCCGGAGGTCTTCCGCTTCCACGAGGGGCACCTGCTGCGGCCGGCCGGGCCCGGGCTGGGCGTGGAGATCGACGAGCGGGCGGTACGGGCCGCGGACGGGACGGCGGAGAGCTGGCACAACCCGGTGTGGCGGCACCCGGACGGGTCGTACGCGGAGTGGTGA
- a CDS encoding carbohydrate ABC transporter permease, translated as MSTSVQPGRARSGKAARGRRRGRPDRKAWAFLGPFLALYLFAMVVPVLYAVYQSMLKVERSGPMGLGEPSVGFAGFENYSLALHQETFVEGFGRVLLFGIVQVPVMLVLALVLALLLDQVSHRWAGLLRATYFLPYGIPGVIATILWGFLYVPGVSPVTSVLGDLGFQPDFLGYDNVLWSVANIVVWQFAGYNMLIIIAQLKAVPQELYEAARIDGAGPWQTALRIKLPLVRPALVLTTVFSIIGTMQLFAEPLVLKKVAPAVTTDYTPNLSAYFDAFANANLYLAAAKSVILAVVAMVLSFGFLSLVTRKQRSER; from the coding sequence ATGAGCACCTCCGTGCAACCCGGCCGGGCGCGGTCCGGCAAGGCCGCTCGCGGCCGGCGCCGCGGCCGCCCCGACCGCAAGGCGTGGGCGTTCCTCGGCCCGTTCCTCGCGCTGTACCTGTTCGCGATGGTGGTGCCGGTCCTCTACGCCGTCTACCAGAGCATGCTGAAGGTCGAGCGCAGCGGCCCCATGGGCCTGGGCGAGCCGTCCGTCGGCTTCGCCGGCTTCGAGAACTACTCCCTGGCCCTGCACCAGGAGACGTTCGTCGAGGGCTTCGGCCGGGTGCTGCTCTTCGGCATCGTGCAGGTGCCGGTGATGCTGGTGCTCGCGCTGGTGCTCGCGCTGCTGCTGGACCAGGTCTCCCACCGCTGGGCGGGACTGCTGCGGGCCACGTACTTCCTGCCGTACGGCATCCCCGGCGTGATCGCCACCATCCTGTGGGGCTTCCTGTACGTGCCCGGGGTCAGCCCGGTCACCTCCGTGCTCGGCGACCTCGGCTTCCAGCCGGACTTCCTCGGCTACGACAACGTGCTGTGGTCGGTCGCCAACATCGTGGTCTGGCAGTTCGCCGGCTACAACATGCTGATCATCATCGCCCAGCTCAAGGCCGTACCGCAGGAGCTGTACGAGGCGGCAAGGATCGACGGCGCCGGGCCGTGGCAGACAGCGCTGCGCATCAAGCTCCCCCTGGTACGCCCGGCCCTCGTGCTGACCACCGTGTTCTCCATCATCGGCACGATGCAGCTCTTCGCGGAACCGCTGGTGCTGAAGAAGGTCGCCCCGGCCGTCACCACCGACTACACCCCCAACCTCAGCGCGTACTTCGACGCCTTCGCGAACGCCAACCTGTATCTGGCGGCGGCCAAGTCGGTCATCCTCGCCGTCGTCGCCATGGTGCTGTCGTTCGGATTCCTCAGCCTCGTCACCCGCAAGCAAAGGAGCGAGCGGTGA